One part of the candidate division KSB1 bacterium genome encodes these proteins:
- a CDS encoding Uma2 family endonuclease, protein MSIAMEPFDHAALYTVDDLPESDGKPMAETHKHVLQMVAALNALRWHFRDDPQMYLIGNMFVYFLDNLGTLRRVSPDIFAVRGISTEARRVYSVEKEGKAPDLVIEFTSKKTKKTDTIKKPKIYSWLGVKEYFMFDPLGDYLKPRLIGRELVGGQYIHMKLEKSRLHSKVLGLDLVMEGDNLRFYDPRTGEWLLTHEEAQAARQLAEAQAQREAAARQLAETQAQREAAARQTAEAELVKLREELARLKKADA, encoded by the coding sequence ATGTCAATCGCGATGGAACCCTTTGACCACGCCGCCCTATACACGGTCGACGATCTCCCGGAAAGTGATGGCAAGCCCATGGCCGAGACCCACAAGCACGTCCTGCAAATGGTGGCAGCGCTGAATGCTTTGCGCTGGCATTTTCGCGACGACCCGCAAATGTATCTGATCGGCAATATGTTCGTCTATTTTCTGGATAATCTCGGCACGCTGCGGCGGGTGTCACCCGATATTTTTGCAGTGCGCGGGATATCGACGGAAGCCCGAAGGGTTTATTCCGTTGAAAAGGAAGGCAAAGCGCCGGATCTGGTGATCGAATTTACTTCCAAGAAAACAAAAAAAACCGATACGATCAAAAAACCGAAAATTTATTCCTGGCTTGGCGTGAAAGAATACTTTATGTTCGATCCGCTGGGCGATTATTTGAAGCCGCGCCTGATCGGCCGCGAATTGGTCGGCGGCCAATATATACACATGAAGCTCGAAAAGTCTCGCCTGCACAGCAAGGTGCTGGGTTTGGATTTGGTGATGGAGGGCGACAATCTGCGGTTCTACGACCCGCGCACCGGCGAATGGCTGCTGACGCACGAGGAAGCTCAAGCAGCCCGCCAACTCGCCGAAGCCCAAGCACAACGCGAAGCCGCCGCCCGCCAACTCGCCGAAACCCAAGCACAACGCGAAGCCGCCGCCCGTCAAACTGCCGAGGCCGAACTTGTCAAGTTGCGGGAAGAGCTTGCCCGTTTGAAAAAAGCAGATGCGTGA
- a CDS encoding OPT/YSL family transporter: MPEKTSEKPYIPAESTLPEFTFKAIFLGLVMAVVLGAANAYLGLRAGQTVSASFPAAVIAIAAFRILRGSVLEQNIARTTASVGEALVAGAIFTIPAFVIANVGGERVWTDFNYWETSFILLIGGVLAWLVLIPLILFVNPELSAQLSLNGQTPPIADVINSVWYNHVRPIAGESLTGVLLAVLVLVVEDFESLTRLLFGVSEFEFVKAWGGNLIGLLAFAAIAWVLIVMPLWKSNA, translated from the coding sequence ATGCCTGAAAAAACATCCGAAAAACCTTATATCCCCGCCGAAAGCACTTTGCCGGAATTCACTTTCAAAGCGATTTTTCTCGGCTTGGTGATGGCCGTGGTGCTCGGCGCGGCGAACGCGTATCTCGGCTTGCGAGCGGGCCAAACCGTCTCGGCGAGTTTTCCGGCGGCGGTGATCGCGATTGCGGCGTTTCGCATTTTGCGCGGCAGCGTGTTGGAACAAAACATCGCGCGCACGACGGCTTCGGTGGGAGAAGCGCTGGTGGCCGGCGCCATCTTCACGATTCCGGCGTTTGTGATCGCCAACGTTGGTGGCGAGCGGGTGTGGACGGATTTCAATTATTGGGAAACTTCATTCATTTTGCTCATTGGCGGCGTACTCGCCTGGCTGGTTTTGATCCCACTCATCCTCTTCGTTAATCCGGAGCTGAGCGCGCAGCTTTCCCTAAATGGCCAAACGCCGCCAATTGCTGATGTGATCAATTCGGTTTGGTACAATCACGTGCGGCCGATCGCCGGCGAATCGCTGACCGGCGTGCTGCTCGCCGTCTTGGTGCTGGTCGTGGAAGATTTTGAGTCATTGACACGTTTGCTTTTCGGCGTTTCTGAATTTGAATTTGTGAAAGCATGGGGCGGTAATTTGATCGGATTGCTCGCTTTCGCGGCGATTGCCTGGGTGTTGATCGTGATGCCGTTGTGGAAATCTAACGCTTAG
- a CDS encoding ubiquinol-cytochrome c reductase iron-sulfur subunit gives MVGNSDVESSGWRDCARHNRGGELNIVVLRISGYEFVALSLICTHLGCRVRKARDGFECPCHGSRYDLQGKVINGPAAKSLMSFPARREGEELVIDLRTR, from the coding sequence ATTGTCGGAAACTCCGACGTTGAATCTTCCGGATGGCGCGATTGCGCTCGCCACAACCGAGGAGGGGAATTGAATATTGTTGTCCTGAGAATTTCCGGGTACGAATTTGTTGCGTTGTCGTTGATTTGTACGCATCTCGGCTGCCGCGTCCGCAAAGCCCGCGATGGATTTGAGTGCCCGTGTCACGGCTCGAGATATGATTTGCAGGGCAAAGTCATCAATGGCCCGGCGGCAAAATCGCTGATGAGTTTTCCCGCGCGTCGGGAGGGGGAGGAGTTGGTGATCGATCTCAGAACGCGGTGA
- a CDS encoding glycoside hydrolase family 13 protein: MSHNRLSVPTWAKKAIWYQIFPERFCNGDPGNDPTLDDIRGAYPHDVTSPWQIHPWDSDWYELQPYEKKNGKDIWHNLQRRRYGGDVQGILDKLDYLQELGVNALYLTPVFQSPSSHKYDGATYHHIDPNFGPDPRGDLKIIASEVGHDPKTWQWTAADKLMLRLIDEVHRRGMHIIFDGVFNHVGINHWAFQDVLKNQQRSLYKDWFKILAWNDPKTGKGFKYTGWWSVKELPEWRQDENGIVAGPRDYIWAITKRWMDPNGDGDPGDGIDGWRLDVAACVHHNFWKAWRKLVKSINPEAYLTGELVDPIDDLKPYLQGDEFDAVMNYNFTFACSEYFMSARTRIRASEFDRRLQELREAFHPEVAYVMQNLLDSHDTDRLASRIVNRDKKPMRKWLEYYEWSKAQNPDYDTRQPNAGERQMQKLATLFQMTYLGAPMIYYGDEAGLWGANDPCCRQPMVWEDLKKDKKINGKKRMPDAPARSDREIFEYYRKLIHIRNTHPALQLGDYQTLLADDKRDLFAFSRRHQNEKVIVMINNSGKPHRIQLNLSGEEKFADRLEDDRVFVTENRRLDLEVQAKSGRILARI, translated from the coding sequence ATGAGTCATAACCGCTTATCCGTCCCCACTTGGGCTAAAAAAGCCATTTGGTACCAAATCTTCCCGGAACGTTTTTGCAACGGCGATCCCGGCAACGATCCGACCCTCGACGACATTCGCGGCGCGTATCCGCATGACGTGACCTCGCCGTGGCAGATTCATCCCTGGGACTCCGATTGGTATGAGTTGCAACCCTACGAAAAGAAAAACGGCAAAGATATTTGGCACAATCTCCAGCGCCGGCGCTACGGCGGCGATGTGCAGGGCATTCTCGACAAGCTGGATTATCTGCAGGAGCTTGGCGTCAACGCGCTTTATTTGACGCCGGTTTTCCAATCACCCTCTTCGCACAAATACGACGGCGCAACCTATCATCACATCGACCCGAATTTCGGACCGGATCCGCGCGGCGATTTGAAGATCATCGCGAGCGAAGTCGGCCACGATCCGAAAACGTGGCAATGGACGGCGGCAGACAAGCTGATGTTGCGCTTGATTGACGAGGTGCATCGCCGTGGCATGCACATCATTTTTGACGGCGTGTTCAATCACGTCGGCATCAATCATTGGGCGTTTCAAGATGTTTTGAAAAATCAGCAGCGCTCACTTTACAAAGATTGGTTTAAAATTCTCGCCTGGAATGATCCGAAAACCGGAAAGGGGTTTAAATATACGGGTTGGTGGTCGGTGAAGGAATTGCCGGAATGGCGGCAGGATGAAAACGGCATCGTCGCCGGGCCGCGTGATTACATTTGGGCGATCACCAAGCGCTGGATGGATCCCAACGGCGACGGCGATCCGGGCGACGGCATCGACGGCTGGCGACTGGACGTGGCGGCGTGTGTCCACCACAACTTTTGGAAGGCGTGGCGCAAACTGGTGAAGAGCATCAATCCGGAAGCTTATCTCACCGGCGAGCTTGTGGATCCGATTGATGATTTGAAGCCCTATTTGCAGGGCGATGAGTTCGATGCGGTGATGAATTACAATTTCACCTTTGCGTGCTCCGAATACTTCATGAGCGCGCGCACGCGTATTCGCGCCAGCGAATTCGACCGGCGCTTGCAGGAGCTGCGCGAAGCATTTCATCCCGAAGTCGCGTATGTGATGCAAAATTTGCTGGACAGCCATGACACCGACCGGCTCGCTTCCCGCATCGTGAATCGCGATAAAAAGCCGATGCGAAAATGGCTGGAATATTACGAATGGTCGAAAGCGCAAAATCCGGATTATGACACGCGCCAGCCGAATGCTGGCGAGCGTCAAATGCAAAAATTGGCGACGCTTTTTCAAATGACGTATCTCGGCGCGCCGATGATTTATTACGGTGACGAAGCCGGCTTATGGGGAGCGAACGACCCCTGTTGTCGCCAGCCGATGGTTTGGGAAGATTTAAAAAAAGATAAAAAGATAAATGGGAAAAAAAGAATGCCAGATGCGCCAGCGAGATCCGACCGCGAGATATTTGAATATTATCGCAAGCTGATCCATATTCGCAACACGCATCCGGCGCTGCAATTGGGAGATTATCAAACGCTACTGGCGGATGATAAACGAGATTTGTTCGCATTTTCCCGCCGCCACCAAAACGAAAAAGTCATCGTGATGATCAACAACAGTGGGAAACCCCACCGCATACAACTCAATTTAAGCGGCGAAGAAAAATTTGCCGACCGGCTGGAGGATGATCGTGTTTTTGTTACCGAGAATAGACGCCTCGATCTCGAAGTCCAAGCCAAATCCGGCAGAATTTTGGCGCGGATATAA
- a CDS encoding transketolase family protein, translated as MGSTATRAAFGEALAALGEKYSNLVVIDADLAKSTMTLAFAKKFPDRHFDIGIAEGNMVGIGAGLALAGKIPFICSFACFLAGRFEQIRLSVAYTNANVRMVGTHAGIGIGEDGYSQMSLEDIALMRSLPNIDILQPADKLETLQAVEFLINHDRPAYLRLTRHKLDDVHEASYRFQFGKGDVLREGSEVLLLATGGLVKPALEAAQALAQQSIEAAVINMHTIRPLDDELILKWASKTRGVVTLEDHSIRGGLGGAVAELLSEKMPVPLKRIGMSEFGESGTQEALYQKYGFTAEAIKTTVKNFLAKHKR; from the coding sequence ATGGGCTCTACTGCAACTCGCGCGGCTTTTGGGGAAGCCCTCGCGGCTTTGGGCGAGAAATATTCGAATCTCGTCGTCATCGATGCCGATCTGGCCAAATCCACGATGACGCTGGCTTTCGCCAAAAAATTTCCCGATCGCCATTTCGACATCGGCATTGCCGAGGGCAACATGGTGGGTATCGGTGCCGGCCTGGCTCTTGCCGGAAAGATTCCGTTCATTTGCAGCTTCGCCTGCTTCCTCGCCGGGCGCTTCGAGCAAATCCGGCTATCGGTGGCTTACACCAACGCCAACGTGCGGATGGTCGGCACCCATGCCGGCATCGGCATCGGCGAGGATGGTTACAGCCAAATGTCGCTGGAAGATATTGCGCTCATGCGCTCGCTGCCGAACATCGATATTTTACAGCCGGCTGATAAATTGGAAACATTACAAGCCGTTGAGTTTTTGATCAACCATGACCGGCCTGCGTATTTGCGATTGACGCGCCACAAACTCGACGACGTGCATGAGGCCTCGTATCGTTTTCAATTCGGCAAAGGCGACGTTTTGCGTGAGGGCAGCGAGGTGTTGCTGCTCGCGACCGGCGGTTTGGTCAAACCGGCGCTCGAGGCGGCGCAGGCGCTGGCGCAACAAAGCATCGAGGCCGCCGTAATCAACATGCACACGATTCGCCCGCTCGACGATGAGCTGATTTTGAAATGGGCGAGCAAAACGCGCGGTGTTGTCACCCTCGAAGATCACTCCATTCGCGGCGGCCTGGGCGGCGCGGTGGCCGAGCTGCTGAGCGAAAAAATGCCCGTGCCGCTGAAGCGTATCGGCATGTCCGAATTCGGCGAATCTGGCACGCAGGAGGCGTTGTATCAAAAATATGGTTTCACCGCCGAAGCGATTAAAACGACGGTGAAAAATTTTCTTGCAAAACATAAACGTTGA
- a CDS encoding ABC transporter permease: MKIPFSYSFRNLWTRRLTTTLTLLGVALVVFVFVASLMLSEGLRQTLVATGVDDNAIIIRRSSQAEVQSVVTREQANIIKTQPEVAVNGEGKPWVTSDVVVLISLPKRSNNEPTNVVVRGVSPEGLELRSQQVKLIAGRMFGTGLQELIVGKSIQQRFQNCDINGTLRMGGTDWKIVGIFDGGRTGFDSEIWGDVENIMATWRRSAFSSVTVRLRDPKDFEALQQRLESDQRMVVDVKREKQYYDEQSKFMSIFINVLGTVVTFIFSFGAMIGAMITMYAAVSNRTQEIGTMRALGFRRRSVLGAFLVESVFLAILGGLAGIALSSLLQFITISTTNWNTFSELAFSFKLSPFIVFQALIFSIIMGVVGGFLPAVRASRLKIVEALRTE, encoded by the coding sequence ATGAAAATCCCTTTCAGTTATAGCTTCCGCAATCTGTGGACGCGGCGCTTGACGACGACGCTGACGTTGCTGGGCGTGGCGCTGGTGGTTTTTGTGTTTGTCGCCTCGCTGATGTTGTCCGAAGGCTTGCGCCAAACCCTGGTTGCCACTGGTGTTGACGACAACGCCATCATCATCCGCCGTTCCTCGCAGGCGGAAGTGCAAAGCGTGGTGACCCGCGAGCAGGCAAATATCATCAAAACGCAGCCGGAGGTGGCGGTGAACGGCGAGGGCAAGCCGTGGGTCACCAGTGACGTCGTCGTGTTGATCTCGTTGCCCAAGCGCAGCAACAACGAGCCGACCAACGTCGTCGTGCGCGGCGTTTCGCCGGAAGGCTTGGAATTGCGCTCGCAGCAGGTGAAATTAATCGCGGGCCGCATGTTTGGCACCGGTTTGCAAGAGTTGATTGTCGGCAAATCGATTCAACAGCGCTTTCAAAATTGCGACATCAACGGCACGTTGCGCATGGGCGGGACGGACTGGAAGATCGTCGGCATTTTTGACGGCGGCCGCACCGGTTTTGATTCCGAGATCTGGGGCGACGTTGAGAATATCATGGCAACGTGGCGACGGTCGGCGTTTTCATCGGTCACGGTGCGCCTGCGCGATCCCAAAGATTTTGAAGCGTTGCAACAAAGGTTGGAAAGCGACCAGCGCATGGTGGTGGATGTCAAGCGCGAAAAGCAATATTACGATGAACAGTCAAAATTCATGAGCATCTTCATCAACGTACTGGGCACGGTGGTGACGTTTATTTTCAGCTTCGGCGCGATGATCGGCGCGATGATCACCATGTACGCCGCGGTGTCGAATCGCACGCAGGAAATCGGCACCATGCGCGCGCTGGGGTTCCGGCGGCGCAGCGTGCTCGGCGCCTTTTTGGTGGAGTCGGTTTTTCTCGCCATTCTCGGCGGCCTCGCCGGCATCGCGCTCTCCTCACTGCTGCAATTCATCACCATCTCGACGACGAATTGGAACACCTTTTCGGAATTGGCGTTCAGTTTCAAGCTGTCGCCGTTCATCGTTTTCCAAGCGTTGATTTTTTCCATCATCATGGGCGTGGTCGGCGGTTTTCTGCCGGCGGTGCGCGCTTCGCGGCTGAAGATCGTGGAAGCGTTGCGGACGGAATAA
- a CDS encoding alpha-amylase family glycosyl hydrolase: MPTSIWSDEVQAVFDHARSPRTKRIKIGRKTVTIPAPFPSPEDWRDKWIYFLLIDRFNNPQAPPRHLPWDGEHGEYQGGTFNGVRAQLDYLQELGVGAIWLSPVLKNCQYSRYSYHGYGIQDFLQIEPRFASDPERARKNPQLAEDELIQLVDEAHARGIYVIFDIVLNHVGDVFEYENYGAVAPWRNYPYLIRWRDETGKGRPDWNMPPDNPSADAGIWPVELQRNVFFRRQGEGGEAAGDFASLKELATDHAEYNPVYGIYYPVRDILIRAHQYLIAKFDVDGFRLDTLKYLETDFARVFANAMREFAFSLGKKEFFTFGEIYDNEDKIARYIGRNAMEDSDLVGVDAALDFPLFYKLPDIAKGRLAPVELVKIFNYRRQVQRGIISSQGEASKFFVTFIDNHDQHQRFYYRDPIAPNRYDDQVAIAVGCLFALQGIPCLYYGTEQGLHGAGRTLEAVREALWGSPKAFDRSHPFYQALRQIAEVRNSRPALRYGRQYFRPVSGNGVHFGFSNFPGGILAFSRILSDQEVVIVANTNPQAGWEGEVLIDYSLNPADSSYQVLFSNKPDPLAPAPVAEKPAGSIEIRDLNGAVSYGPTRVLRVQLQPMEIQILTK; the protein is encoded by the coding sequence ATGCCCACCTCCATCTGGAGCGACGAGGTGCAAGCTGTTTTCGACCACGCCCGCTCGCCGCGCACCAAGCGCATCAAAATTGGCCGGAAAACCGTGACGATTCCCGCGCCGTTCCCGTCGCCCGAAGATTGGCGCGACAAGTGGATTTACTTTCTGCTTATCGACCGTTTTAACAATCCGCAAGCACCGCCGCGGCATTTGCCCTGGGACGGCGAGCACGGCGAATATCAGGGCGGCACTTTCAACGGCGTGCGGGCGCAGCTTGATTACTTGCAGGAGCTTGGCGTTGGCGCCATTTGGCTCTCGCCGGTGCTGAAAAATTGCCAATACAGCCGCTACTCTTATCATGGCTACGGCATTCAGGATTTCTTACAGATCGAGCCGCGCTTTGCTTCTGATCCGGAGAGGGCGAGAAAAAATCCGCAACTCGCGGAGGATGAGCTGATTCAGCTCGTTGACGAGGCGCACGCGCGCGGCATTTACGTAATTTTCGACATCGTGCTCAATCATGTCGGCGATGTTTTTGAATACGAAAATTATGGCGCGGTGGCGCCGTGGCGTAATTATCCCTACCTCATTCGCTGGCGCGATGAAACCGGCAAAGGCCGGCCGGATTGGAATATGCCGCCGGACAATCCGTCCGCCGATGCCGGCATTTGGCCGGTGGAATTGCAGCGCAATGTTTTTTTCCGGCGGCAAGGCGAGGGTGGCGAAGCCGCCGGCGACTTTGCATCGTTGAAAGAATTGGCCACCGATCACGCCGAATACAATCCGGTGTACGGCATTTATTATCCGGTGCGCGATATTCTGATTCGCGCGCATCAATATCTCATCGCCAAATTCGACGTCGACGGTTTTCGCCTCGACACCTTGAAATATCTCGAAACCGATTTTGCGCGGGTGTTTGCCAACGCCATGCGCGAGTTTGCGTTCAGCCTCGGCAAAAAGGAATTTTTCACTTTTGGCGAAATTTACGATAACGAAGACAAGATCGCGCGCTACATCGGCCGCAACGCGATGGAAGACAGCGATCTGGTCGGCGTTGACGCGGCGCTGGATTTTCCGCTCTTCTATAAACTTCCCGACATTGCCAAAGGCCGGCTCGCGCCGGTTGAGCTTGTCAAAATATTCAACTATCGCCGGCAAGTGCAGCGCGGCATCATCAGCTCGCAGGGCGAAGCCAGCAAATTTTTTGTGACCTTTATCGACAATCACGATCAGCATCAGCGTTTTTATTACCGCGATCCCATCGCGCCGAATCGTTACGACGATCAGGTCGCCATCGCGGTCGGATGTTTGTTCGCGCTGCAAGGCATTCCGTGTTTGTATTACGGCACCGAGCAGGGGCTTCACGGCGCCGGGCGAACGCTGGAGGCGGTGCGCGAGGCGTTGTGGGGCAGTCCGAAGGCGTTTGATCGCAGCCATCCTTTTTATCAAGCGCTCCGGCAAATCGCGGAAGTTCGGAACAGCCGGCCGGCGCTGCGATATGGCCGGCAATATTTTCGTCCGGTTTCGGGCAATGGCGTGCACTTCGGTTTTTCAAATTTCCCCGGCGGTATTCTCGCCTTTTCACGAATCTTGAGCGATCAGGAAGTCGTCATTGTCGCGAACACCAACCCTCAAGCCGGCTGGGAAGGCGAGGTGCTGATCGACTATTCTCTCAATCCCGCCGATTCGTCATATCAAGTGCTTTTCAGCAATAAACCCGATCCGTTGGCCCCGGCGCCGGTTGCCGAGAAACCGGCTGGCAGCATTGAAATTCGCGATCTCAATGGCGCCGTGAGCTATGGCCCGACCAGGGTTTTGCGCGTGCAACTGCAGCCGATGGAAATTCAAATTTTGACGAAATAG
- a CDS encoding ABC transporter ATP-binding protein, translating to MPNNHSIVVVQNVSKSYRRDSIKIPVLENINLAVPEGEFLALMGPSGSGKTTLLNLIAGIDRPDNGTITVANDEVTKLSESQLANWRARHIGFVFQFYNLIPVLTAYENVELPLLLTKLSKKDRDERVKIALNVVGLSDRMKHYPKQLSGGQQQRVAIARAIVADPTLIVADEPTGDLDKNSAVEILRLLERLNQEFKKTIVMVTHDQRAAEKAHTVRHLDKGELV from the coding sequence ATGCCTAACAACCACAGCATCGTCGTCGTGCAAAACGTCTCGAAATCCTATCGACGCGACAGCATCAAAATCCCCGTTCTCGAAAATATCAACCTCGCGGTGCCGGAAGGCGAATTTCTGGCGCTGATGGGGCCGTCCGGTTCCGGAAAGACCACGCTGCTCAATCTCATTGCCGGCATCGATCGCCCGGATAACGGCACGATCACCGTCGCCAATGACGAAGTGACCAAATTATCCGAATCGCAATTGGCGAACTGGCGCGCGCGCCACATTGGCTTCGTCTTTCAGTTCTATAATCTCATCCCGGTGTTGACCGCGTATGAGAACGTCGAATTGCCGCTGCTGCTGACCAAGCTCTCCAAAAAAGACCGTGACGAACGCGTGAAGATCGCGCTCAACGTCGTCGGCCTCAGCGACCGGATGAAGCATTACCCCAAACAGCTTTCCGGCGGCCAGCAGCAGCGCGTCGCCATCGCCCGCGCCATTGTGGCCGACCCGACCCTCATCGTTGCGGACGAACCGACCGGCGACCTCGACAAAAACTCCGCCGTGGAAATTCTGAGGCTGCTCGAGCGCTTGAATCAAGAGTTCAAGAAAACCATCGTCATGGTCACCCACGACCAGCGCGCCGCGGAAAAGGCGCATACGGTCCGGCATCTCGATAAAGGAGAGCTGGTGTAA
- a CDS encoding efflux RND transporter periplasmic adaptor subunit, which produces MADSNAADLSKLRIDRSRDAETSTGSSISKYLLLFGSIIVAAGAIVLLFFRGPLASGVEVKTFTVTAISPSQADAVLTASGYVVAQRKAAVASKGTGRLEYLGVEEGDQVKAGQIIARLESSDVAAALAQARANLAAARARLPQSQADLQEATIQYERYKTLVAEQLVPRADFDAAEARYKRAVAAVVADSAAIRAALAAVRAAEVAVENTNIRAPFDGTVLTKNADVGEVVAPFGSATSARAAVVSIADMSSLEVEADVSESNIQRIKPGQPCEIVLDAYQDTRYPGVVSKIVPTADRAKATVLTKIKFVQRDERVLPEMSAKVTFLSQAAAESITRSAKKIVVSPAAIVTRGDQKVAFVVRDGSVTETPVEIAGTLGNLLEVRSGLAEGNQVVLNPPENMATGTRVKVANQ; this is translated from the coding sequence ATGGCAGATTCCAATGCCGCTGATTTATCCAAATTGCGCATCGATCGCAGCCGCGATGCCGAAACCAGCACCGGCTCATCGATCAGCAAATATCTCCTGCTCTTTGGCAGTATCATCGTCGCCGCAGGAGCGATTGTCTTGTTGTTCTTTCGCGGCCCGCTGGCTTCCGGCGTCGAGGTGAAGACGTTTACCGTGACGGCCATTTCTCCCAGCCAAGCCGACGCGGTGTTGACGGCGAGTGGGTACGTCGTGGCGCAGCGCAAAGCTGCCGTCGCCTCCAAAGGCACCGGCCGTTTAGAATATCTCGGCGTTGAAGAAGGCGATCAAGTCAAAGCTGGACAGATCATTGCCAGATTGGAAAGCAGCGATGTGGCGGCGGCACTGGCGCAGGCGAGAGCCAATCTGGCAGCGGCCAGAGCGCGCTTGCCGCAATCGCAAGCCGATTTGCAGGAAGCAACGATTCAATACGAGCGCTACAAGACACTTGTGGCCGAGCAACTCGTTCCGCGCGCTGATTTCGATGCCGCGGAAGCACGCTACAAACGCGCCGTTGCTGCGGTTGTTGCCGATTCCGCGGCGATTCGCGCCGCCCTCGCCGCGGTTCGCGCCGCGGAAGTTGCGGTTGAAAACACCAACATCCGCGCCCCGTTTGACGGCACCGTGCTCACGAAGAATGCCGACGTCGGCGAAGTCGTCGCGCCGTTTGGCTCCGCCACCAGCGCTCGCGCTGCCGTGGTGTCGATTGCCGACATGTCCTCGCTGGAAGTGGAAGCGGATGTTTCGGAATCCAACATTCAACGCATCAAACCCGGGCAGCCGTGCGAGATTGTGCTCGATGCTTACCAAGACACGCGCTATCCCGGCGTTGTCAGCAAAATCGTGCCCACCGCGGACCGCGCCAAAGCCACGGTGTTGACCAAAATCAAATTCGTTCAACGTGATGAGCGTGTTCTGCCGGAGATGAGCGCCAAAGTGACATTTCTTTCTCAAGCCGCGGCTGAAAGCATCACCCGCAGCGCCAAAAAAATCGTCGTCTCGCCGGCCGCCATTGTCACGCGCGGCGATCAAAAAGTTGCGTTCGTGGTGCGCGACGGCAGCGTGACGGAAACGCCCGTCGAAATCGCCGGCACCCTCGGCAACCTGCTTGAAGTGCGCAGCGGCTTGGCGGAGGGCAATCAAGTGGTGCTCAATCCGCCGGAGAACATGGCGACGGGGACGAGGGTGAAGGTGGCAAACCAATAG
- a CDS encoding ABC transporter permease codes for MKIFKLIFKNALRHKLRTTLTMLGIAVALLAFGLIRTVISAWYAGVEASAQNRLVTRSAVSLIQPLPLAYREQLAKVPGVKSVGYANWFGAYYGDPNNFFANFAVDAAYLDMYPEFVVPPEQKAAYLKERNACIVGRKLAERFGWKLDQTVTLTGTIFFGEWEFVIRGIYSGVQPNTDETAFLFHWDYLNERVRERSPGQADNVGWYMLLIDNDANPAVVSETVDAMFKNSYAETKTETERAFQQSFVSMSGAILLAMESISGVVIFIVLLVLANTMAMTARERLAEYAVMKTLGFRPFHLIGLIGGESLLIAMGGFAIGLVLMVYVCNGFATFITSNLGNFFPVFELKNITVILAFLSALLVGLFAAVFPAWRAVQMRIADGLHRVG; via the coding sequence ATGAAAATCTTCAAATTAATTTTCAAAAACGCTTTGCGCCACAAGCTGCGCACGACGTTGACCATGCTGGGCATTGCCGTCGCGCTGCTGGCCTTTGGCTTGATTCGCACCGTGATCAGCGCCTGGTATGCCGGCGTTGAAGCTTCGGCGCAAAACCGTTTGGTCACGCGCAGCGCCGTGTCGCTCATCCAGCCGCTGCCGCTCGCCTATCGCGAGCAGTTGGCGAAGGTTCCCGGCGTCAAATCGGTTGGCTACGCCAACTGGTTCGGCGCCTATTACGGCGATCCCAACAATTTCTTCGCGAATTTTGCGGTTGACGCCGCTTATTTGGACATGTATCCGGAGTTCGTTGTGCCGCCGGAGCAGAAGGCGGCGTATCTCAAGGAACGCAACGCCTGCATCGTCGGGCGCAAGCTCGCCGAGCGCTTTGGCTGGAAGCTGGATCAAACCGTCACGCTCACGGGCACGATTTTTTTCGGCGAGTGGGAATTTGTCATTCGCGGCATTTACTCCGGCGTGCAGCCCAACACGGATGAAACCGCGTTTCTGTTTCATTGGGATTATTTGAACGAGCGCGTCCGCGAACGCTCGCCCGGCCAGGCGGACAACGTTGGCTGGTACATGTTGCTGATCGACAACGACGCCAATCCGGCGGTGGTTTCGGAAACCGTCGATGCCATGTTCAAAAACAGCTATGCCGAAACCAAAACCGAGACCGAGCGTGCGTTTCAGCAGAGCTTCGTGTCGATGTCCGGCGCGATTTTGCTGGCGATGGAGAGCATTTCCGGCGTCGTCATTTTCATCGTGCTGCTCGTATTGGCCAACACCATGGCGATGACGGCGCGCGAGCGTTTGGCGGAATATGCCGTGATGAAAACCCTCGGCTTCCGCCCGTTTCATTTGATTGGCTTGATCGGCGGCGAATCGCTGCTCATCGCCATGGGCGGCTTTGCCATCGGGCTGGTGTTGATGGTTTACGTCTGCAACGGCTTCGCCACTTTTATCACCTCGAATCTCGGCAATTTCTTTCCGGTCTTCGAGCTGAAGAATATTACGGTCATTCTGGCTTTTCTTTCGGCGCTTTTGGTCGGCCTGTTTGCGGCGGTTTTTCCCGCGTGGCGCGCGGTACAAATGCGCATCGCCGACGGGCTGCATCGTGTCGGATAG